The following are encoded together in the Apodemus sylvaticus chromosome 11, mApoSyl1.1, whole genome shotgun sequence genome:
- the LOC127695897 gene encoding proline-rich protein 11-like isoform X1 — protein MGMAWRPGEELAPRGRTGYSDAELMKAEEELLPALSEPRRHGRPPGVSALPRDPHHPTTLRPLPPPPPPPPPPPRRPPPTPHTLPSCSGEPLLSIRHFRAQVARRRLVERRSPFWVRANCLFSVFVKCGLGTFSLPARPSEAAPPGHGSELLSALYFTVEPGSGLSFALE, from the exons ATGGGCATGGCTTGGCGGCCCGGGGAGGAACTGGCTCCCCGGGGAAGGACCGGTTACTCGGACGCTGAGCTGATGAAGGCGGAAGAGGAGCTGCTCCCAGCCCTGTCAGAGCCGCGGCGCCATGGACGCCCACCCGGAGTTTCAGCGCTGCCGCGGGACCCCCATCATCCCACTACCCTCCGCCCTcttccgccgccgccgcctccgcctcctcctcctccgcggAGACCCCCGCCCACTCCACACACTCTCCCATCATGCAGCGGGGAACCGCTGCTGTCGATACGTCACTTCCGGGCGCAGGTGGCTAG GCGCCGTCTCGTGGAACGCCGTTCGCCATTTTGGGTGCGGGCAAACTGTCTTTTTTCCGTATTCGTGAAGTGTGGGCTGGGGACGTTCTCCCTCCCCGCCCGACCCTCTGAGGCAGCGCCTCCGGGCCACGGATCCGAGCTCCTCTCAGCCCTTTACTTTACCGTTGAGCCCGGGAGCGGGTTAAGCTTCGCCTTGGAATAA
- the LOC127695897 gene encoding uncharacterized protein LOC127695897 isoform X2: MGMAWRPGEELAPRGRTGYSDAELMKAEEELLPALSEPRRHGRPPGVSALPRDPHHPTTLRPLPPPPPPPPPPPRRPPPTPHTLPSCSGEPLLSIRHFRAQAPSRGTPFAILGAGKLSFFRIREVWAGDVLPPRPTL, encoded by the exons ATGGGCATGGCTTGGCGGCCCGGGGAGGAACTGGCTCCCCGGGGAAGGACCGGTTACTCGGACGCTGAGCTGATGAAGGCGGAAGAGGAGCTGCTCCCAGCCCTGTCAGAGCCGCGGCGCCATGGACGCCCACCCGGAGTTTCAGCGCTGCCGCGGGACCCCCATCATCCCACTACCCTCCGCCCTcttccgccgccgccgcctccgcctcctcctcctccgcggAGACCCCCGCCCACTCCACACACTCTCCCATCATGCAGCGGGGAACCGCTGCTGTCGATACGTCACTTCCGGGCGCAG GCGCCGTCTCGTGGAACGCCGTTCGCCATTTTGGGTGCGGGCAAACTGTCTTTTTTCCGTATTCGTGAAGTGTGGGCTGGGGACGTTCTCCCTCCCCGCCCGACCCTCTGA